Within the Mugil cephalus isolate CIBA_MC_2020 chromosome 1, CIBA_Mcephalus_1.1, whole genome shotgun sequence genome, the region gtCTCCCGCTTCTCCCCCTTCAGACACATCCTCCTTATATAACCTTTCTGGTTATCACACAGATCAATGAATCAACAATTACACAATCAGACAGACCACCCATATCATACCTCAGGGAAAATGTAATTCCTCATATGATAATGAAAACATGCCGTTTTACTGTAACTTTCATTTTAGTGTCTTAAGGGCTACACtcgattcattttttatttatttttggtgacaCCGTCACAAGTTCGtaattcaaagaaagaaagaaagaaagaaagaaaaagacgccaaacaacttattttagttcattattttgtgGCATTAACTTCCTGACTTCCTGGTTAACCACAGGATGTGAACACTGTTTCCTCATCCATCCAGCTGTCTAAGAGTCTAAGTGACGTCATGCTACAAGGTAGGTCAGCATGACTCCACCGCTGTGGTACCAGGCAGTAAGTTAATTAACTTAATCATCAGATGAGAAACCAGGGAGGTCTTCATCCTCAGACTCCTCTTCAAAGACTCTTATCACCTGCTGACCTTGTTTCTCGTCccattcagctgcagctgggtAGCATGGCTGAAGCTGAGCCACATTCACACCAGGTCCTCACCAGAGTCTCTCAAAACTATTTCACAATTTAACGGATTCAGTTTCCTCATGACCCTGCATGGGCCTTTCCACTGAGGAGAGTTTGGGTGAGAAGGATTGGTCCCACTTGGAATATGGGTGAGATTTTAGCCACACTCTGTCTAAACCTACAAAGACTAGAGGCAGTGGCAAACTGGCCCAGAAAGAGAGTGGAGGTGAAAAACTATGTCCAGTGCTGCCAAACCTGTCAATTACACAAGCTGGAGAATCACACGCCGACCACAAAGCTTCCTTCTTAgtcatgtttctaatgtgaaccTCAGACCTGAGATCTGACTCTAAGTTTAttcccagttcttccagtttcctgctgagtttctgtctctggttcCAGAACCAATGAGCAACACTTCAGTTTTAgaaccatctctgctgtccacaatctgatagaaaatagaaaaatgatttgatgattctcaggagaaacagacaaacctcagtctacagtttcctcttcagtgtctccacttcttcctcagctctttctcttttcttctcctcctctttgagcttcttctcccactgagagtgaagtcacataaagagacatgatgagaaacatttactttgattgaggaacatgacaaactgatttggttccaaactacttccttattatggaattaaaagatctGGATTCAACATGCACCtctatttcctttatttctctctgatgtttaaTTTTCTCGGcctcatttcattgttttctttctgaagtatttattgaagtgaatcaacatcataatatatatatttcatgctcCACTTTTAAATCTCAACGTTTGCATTATTATTGAtcatattttgttgtttagttGCTGCACCGTAGCCTTTGAGGAAgataatttcaatcctgtatctGTTGCACATATCAGAATTGATGacaaagttgactttgacttctCTCTCGATATCTATAaacttgttcttcacctcatcttttgtctcctccatctctttgtctctggtctccagctctttgtttctggtctccatctctttgtttctggtctccatctctttgtttctggtctccatctcctcctgcagcttcttcttcttcttctttagttcattgacctgagaggaggagaaaaactgcagttgtatcatttcaccATTAGATGAAGGAAAGCCTCAGTTATAATTATCACAGGTTAGTCCTCAATAACACAAAgatagtgtttatgtgtgtgtctctacatgtttctccaactcttcagtcttgttcttcagttcttctttggttttctgcagcttttcttcaatcttctcatatttctctgtcagctatcacatagacagatggatgatgatcagtcagcaggtttactgatcaaactttcttcaaactcatcaatctgaacatttaatcttttacttcttgtctcttacatctttagtttctcctaaaagtttctccttctctgcttcatctctggatcttttcttggtttctgtgtaaaatcaaagcagctgaattcaactagaaaagacgtttgctggtgttttacatcattaatgtggtgactcatctgtaacttactggttctattttgtctccacacaaagaagacacatgctaaaataaccatgatgctaacagctaagctaacaaccaaaccagtgatgatgggaacagcagaactgaagaaatcatctgaaatgaaaacacacagagttacatgactgtgtcaaactaaaatcatgtcatggtccgttctctaagcgtgttctacctggaacatgtatgtgagcctctctggtctggtgggtgttgttctgttggactctacaggtgaagctgttgttgtgtctcttgtccacagtcactctgctgctgacagtatagaggtaatcaggacctctgactgtctctggaggtccagcagagagcaggtttccctcagcgtccagccacaacacctcaggctctggataccagcctctggattcacactgtaacaccactcctcctctgtctctgtccatccttgataaactgatgacgggtgaacaaccaggagctgacactgaacaaacaaaatgtttcaaaccaaagtcagtggaagtaaaactcAACTTCAGGTCAGAGTTGATATCAGAGGACTATACTTTATACGtctactcaccaacaacaaactcaacaaacatctctctattCATCTCTACAACGTAACATCTGTACGTTCCTTTATCAGACAGCTTCACAtcagagagtttcagtgaaacgtttccatgtttcagttcatcagggaacagagatgttcttcctctgtaggatggatctttttgtcttttaaagtctgcaccagtaCGCCACACCAGGACAAAGAGGTTTGACCTCTTCCACTCCAACGTTGCTGCAGAAACGTCCAACGAAGGTTTGATTTGACACGGTAGAACAACATCATCACCAACTCTTGCTACAATTGGTTGAAGTGAATCCACTGactcagactgacctggaaCGAAAAACAGAGGATTATTGAGTTCTGGACTAGAACGTATGGAGTTAGTGTCATAAActtgttgattatttttgttgctcATCAAAACATATTGATGGGACTCCAAAGTGGACTCAATTGTTAAGTTCATTCAAAAATTCTTTCACTTTTAGATCTGGGACATCATTCATTAAAACCGGAAATCAAGATATGTTCAAGGGAGCTCTTGATTCAAGTGAACCAGTTTGTCCTCAGACTGGGACaaccaaacaaatccatcagagacacagcaggaagtTTAGAAGTCAATTAACACAGTTCATCACTATATCTACAAGTGCAAGATAAAACTCATGCAAAGAGAAAGCCATAAATTTACTAAACCCTGaaacacctccagcttctctggaCTCGAGTTCATCTGAGACAGAGTGACGCAAAGTGGAAAAGTGTGCTGTAGTCTGATGTGTCCACATTCCAAATAATTGAAATGTGGACACATAACCGATCTCTTGCAGTCCAGACCTGTCCTCCATTGATAATTTGTGGCGCACTATGAAGAGTAAAATAACgcattcaaatgatcagctcgtcatcaagctctgcagtggcctgataaggacCCAATAATTTGAATCAGGTCCCAACTTCATTGGTTTGTACATGAGGAGCCCTTTCATTCAGGTTAAATCTTCATCCAGTTGCTATCACCACAGCATCTGTTTTTAAACTCAGcggttgatgctgaactgaagaGCTTTATTTCTATTGATTCATACACATGTATTTTGACGAGGTCTAACTCTgaccttttaaatattgtattgttCATTAGTTACCTCTAGAACAGTgagtcaggaggagacagaaaaccaaactggaGATGGTTCtgagcaggaagtgaaggaacAGACCTTCCATCTCACAAATCAGAGAGTCCTGAAAATGAAGCACATGATCTATCACAAGTTAACGTACAGTCAGCtttaaaaagttacaaaatCGCACATATTATGATTGTTGTGGAGTATGCCATTTGAACAGGTTACTGTTGAGTAGGGTCTGTGAATGCACCTCCAGGTTTGACTCCTCCCAAACCACTCCCACCAATCAGTAACACCTTGATCCCGTTTTAGTTGattcctctgttttttcctgTGTATCTGGACAGCCTCCAGTGTAGTGACCCGATATTCAAGGTGGTGAGTAGGTTTATTGCCTCAATTTGCTGTGTCGTTGTTTCACTGAGGTGAGTAATGGTAGAGTAATTGGTGCAGTAGTACCCGCCCTCTTCACTGGATTATCAACAACTCCAGGCCTCAGcttcaataaaaccaacaataatcataaaaactATTGACTTTTCCCTTCGTCTGTGACAATGATACTTTCACACTTGTTTCCTctacagtgaagtttaaatctTCATATGTGAATCCTCCTGTtaggattattttacacattcacatttgtcacCTACAGTTTGTCCAACTTtccaacttcctgttcaaagatccaaacaactgcatcaacactttctcactgacacaaaggaatagaaaataaatctccactTCACGTTTCAATCTagctttggtttaaaatcagcaacagctcagaatgaagagacactttgagaagaactaaggaagcacagaaaagataaaacaacaTCAGAAGACGACGTACCTGCTGagtgaagtttctgtcattaaACACATCTGGAAATCATCCACCGA harbors:
- the LOC125016183 gene encoding butyrophilin subfamily 3 member A2-like, producing the protein MEGLFLHFLLRTISSLVFCLLLTHCSRGQSESVDSLQPIVARVGDDVVLPCQIKPSLDVSAATLEWKRSNLFVLVWRTGADFKRQKDPSYRGRTSLFPDELKHGNVSLKLSDVKLSDKGTYRCYVVEMNREMFVEFVVAPGCSPVISLSRMDRDRGGVVLQCESRGWYPEPEVLWLDAEGNLLSAGPPETVRGPDYLYTVSSRVTVDKRHNNSFTC